A genome region from Bifidobacterium coryneforme includes the following:
- a CDS encoding Ig-like domain-containing protein — protein MLRRTARSFPAILAVLATLVSLVLTGLIGPVHAAAADEAAGGVPSEGGDGRTFTSVGVSQTGRTYYVDSLHGNDANDGLEPTRAWKSLGKVSATTFVPGDHILLESGSTWQGQVRPKGDGNGSERIVLDFYTRKADGSASYEAGRRPVINGGGTYGSGSFKRYVSGAVQLTNQEYWTIRNLEVTNSPEPNNPEGYKKHGDAQRVGILLLGFGQNRMLESDTVENCYVHDVQSEYYLQARREGKPQTLKAVGGIIALGHWADPDGRTLGKGVTNTGFHDLTIQGNIVQRVGLEGIRTKADSSNDSSPGLFEKVTIRNNYLEDIAGDAIVISENKAQGLVEGNTVVRACNADYGTENYAAIWAMASKDVLLQFNEVYGNTHGYNDGEAFDIDMGCDRITYQYNYSHNNGGGFMLLMSNQTNSVIRYNISVNDGAGNSGTNAAGPGHGSYDYKEQSLFHYWISDPGASMPQIYNNTFYVGDGVSTSLFGEGNSGDNSGTIAHFTNNILYKTGSGSLKFLAAYPPDGSRPIEHRLHGNPGDFIKHNLIWPDTVPTAASGTTVEELEAAGNVFQTPKLVIDQNSDAAEAIRNQLGTTLSNPETSLPWSDQVDRMRTRASLFRIQADSSAVAAGIRMEGAPDRDMFGGSTKDRGVDIGATQVSNHEIATRYEIPETRVNTFAGVYPALPETLKVTVRESSGGTSTEKVTNMPVTWDQLNLSQFGQAGEFTVAGRIPGIPDQAKASVTVTGQVGSGRNRDVRSLAGQAATVERGSSEAIGAKPGTSSKATGDKYPFGVSYSNNLVLKLKNSSSASYNRRFYVKVDPSAYPGQADQIKKAKLRVYLSRFDINNSAGSTDAERLNNTAFSVDVYKTDPGWDQSTLTWANGPLNAEVTEANHRPLGSGETIPDYAVLRPGAHQVFTNKEIIDNGYAVDIDVTSIVRSMGGSRLTGPVSFLVDIPMSDTPNFNRDNGGFDAFSVEGARQAYTDFQSGLLTVPAGVNKPTDEHSLAPQLLVSDAYITSVGAVSVTSKPGQVPNLPDTIMVGYSDGKFAREAVDWKVDPSLLTKDGVYTVQGRIRGDTTMVGAKVTVKSDPITSFEPLPVLDKPVGLARQELGMPTKVKANLASGERVELTVTGWDDDPSNYTEKSAPGTYRFPGGVSLPMGISNPLNLKPIQEVRTHPRPETVELGVKRPEVIRGKTARVSFKIHAAAPFPKLDDWGKGVVWTITPVGTGQGLRQNLPTVDSRGRVRTYRDTPLGSYRVTVTSTRIATVSGSVEIRVVARSGKASLTQKLNRTRAVTPSAAHRLMAAGDVASRAALVDVERLGDDSEAVLPSLDATLPGMRPSCQVGTLRMSANRRGAAIGLHQLDF, from the coding sequence TTCTACACCCGCAAGGCGGATGGGTCCGCATCATATGAGGCGGGGCGACGCCCTGTCATCAATGGTGGGGGAACCTACGGTTCGGGATCCTTCAAAAGGTACGTGTCGGGTGCGGTGCAACTGACAAACCAGGAGTATTGGACCATCAGGAATCTTGAGGTCACCAATTCCCCGGAACCGAACAACCCTGAGGGCTATAAGAAGCATGGGGATGCCCAGAGGGTCGGGATACTCCTGCTGGGATTCGGGCAGAACAGGATGCTTGAATCCGATACGGTCGAGAACTGCTACGTCCATGATGTGCAATCGGAGTACTACCTCCAGGCCAGGAGGGAAGGCAAACCGCAGACCCTCAAGGCCGTGGGAGGCATCATCGCCTTGGGGCACTGGGCCGATCCGGATGGGCGAACCCTGGGTAAAGGAGTGACCAATACAGGCTTCCACGACCTGACCATACAGGGCAATATCGTTCAACGGGTGGGCCTCGAAGGCATACGGACCAAGGCGGACAGTTCCAATGACTCATCCCCTGGGCTCTTCGAGAAGGTCACCATCAGGAACAACTACCTGGAGGATATTGCCGGCGATGCCATTGTCATCTCAGAGAACAAGGCGCAGGGGCTGGTTGAGGGCAATACCGTGGTGCGGGCCTGCAACGCGGACTATGGAACCGAGAACTACGCGGCCATCTGGGCCATGGCAAGTAAGGACGTCCTCCTCCAGTTCAACGAGGTCTACGGCAATACCCATGGGTATAACGACGGTGAGGCCTTCGACATCGATATGGGCTGCGACCGAATCACCTACCAATACAACTACAGCCACAACAACGGTGGCGGCTTCATGCTCCTCATGAGCAACCAGACCAACTCCGTCATCCGCTACAACATCTCGGTGAACGACGGGGCGGGGAACTCGGGCACCAATGCGGCCGGACCTGGTCACGGCTCCTACGATTACAAGGAGCAGAGCCTCTTCCATTACTGGATTTCCGATCCGGGTGCCAGCATGCCGCAGATATACAACAACACCTTCTACGTGGGTGACGGGGTCTCGACCTCCCTCTTCGGGGAGGGCAACTCCGGCGACAATTCCGGCACCATTGCCCACTTCACCAACAACATCCTCTACAAGACAGGCTCGGGAAGTCTGAAGTTCCTGGCGGCTTATCCGCCTGACGGCAGTCGGCCCATAGAGCACAGACTGCATGGCAACCCGGGTGACTTCATCAAGCACAATCTGATCTGGCCCGACACCGTCCCAACCGCCGCCAGCGGAACCACCGTTGAGGAACTGGAGGCGGCCGGGAACGTCTTCCAGACCCCGAAGCTGGTCATTGACCAGAACTCAGATGCAGCCGAGGCGATCCGGAACCAACTCGGCACCACCCTTTCCAACCCTGAAACGTCTCTTCCCTGGTCTGACCAGGTCGACCGGATGCGTACGCGGGCTTCCCTTTTCAGGATCCAGGCGGACAGCTCCGCGGTTGCGGCCGGTATCAGAATGGAAGGCGCACCGGATCGGGATATGTTCGGAGGCAGCACGAAAGACCGGGGCGTCGATATTGGGGCCACCCAGGTCTCCAACCACGAGATCGCCACCAGGTATGAGATTCCTGAGACCAGGGTCAACACCTTTGCAGGGGTCTACCCTGCCTTGCCGGAGACCCTGAAGGTGACGGTCAGGGAGTCGTCCGGTGGAACCAGCACCGAGAAGGTGACCAACATGCCGGTTACCTGGGACCAGCTCAACCTCAGCCAGTTCGGTCAGGCGGGAGAGTTTACGGTTGCAGGCAGGATTCCGGGCATTCCCGACCAGGCCAAAGCCTCCGTGACTGTGACAGGGCAGGTGGGTTCGGGCCGAAACAGGGACGTCAGGTCCCTGGCTGGTCAAGCGGCCACTGTAGAACGTGGCTCAAGCGAGGCCATAGGCGCCAAGCCCGGGACCTCGTCCAAGGCCACGGGGGACAAGTACCCATTCGGTGTCTCCTATTCAAACAACCTGGTCCTGAAGCTGAAGAACTCGTCTTCGGCCTCCTACAACCGTCGTTTCTACGTCAAGGTCGATCCCTCCGCCTATCCCGGACAGGCCGACCAGATCAAGAAGGCCAAGCTGCGGGTCTACCTGTCCAGGTTCGACATCAACAACAGCGCGGGGAGCACTGATGCGGAAAGATTGAACAACACCGCCTTCAGTGTCGACGTTTACAAGACCGATCCCGGCTGGGACCAAAGCACCCTGACCTGGGCCAACGGTCCGCTCAATGCCGAGGTGACCGAAGCCAACCATCGTCCGCTGGGTTCAGGTGAGACCATCCCTGACTACGCCGTACTCCGACCTGGAGCCCATCAGGTCTTCACCAATAAGGAGATCATCGACAACGGGTATGCCGTCGACATCGATGTGACCTCGATTGTCCGAAGCATGGGCGGATCACGGCTTACGGGTCCGGTCAGCTTCCTGGTCGACATACCGATGAGTGATACCCCGAACTTCAATCGCGATAATGGTGGCTTCGATGCCTTTTCGGTGGAAGGGGCCCGGCAGGCCTATACCGACTTCCAGAGCGGTCTGCTGACCGTTCCCGCCGGTGTGAACAAGCCCACCGATGAACACAGTCTGGCACCGCAGCTCCTCGTTTCCGATGCCTACATCACCTCGGTGGGGGCCGTTTCGGTCACCTCCAAGCCTGGCCAGGTGCCGAATCTGCCGGATACCATCATGGTCGGCTATTCCGATGGTAAGTTCGCCAGGGAGGCTGTGGACTGGAAGGTCGACCCGTCCCTGCTTACCAAGGACGGTGTCTATACGGTGCAGGGTAGGATCCGGGGCGATACCACCATGGTCGGGGCCAAGGTCACGGTCAAGTCGGATCCAATCACCTCCTTCGAACCCCTTCCCGTTTTGGATAAGCCCGTTGGGCTGGCAAGGCAGGAGCTGGGTATGCCCACGAAGGTCAAGGCCAACCTGGCATCAGGCGAACGGGTTGAACTGACCGTGACCGGCTGGGACGATGACCCCTCCAACTACACGGAGAAGAGCGCTCCAGGCACCTATCGCTTCCCGGGGGGTGTCAGTCTGCCCATGGGTATCAGCAATCCCCTGAACCTGAAGCCGATTCAGGAGGTCCGTACCCACCCCAGGCCAGAAACTGTGGAGTTGGGAGTGAAACGCCCTGAGGTTATCCGTGGCAAGACGGCCCGGGTTTCCTTCAAGATTCACGCGGCGGCCCCTTTTCCGAAGCTTGATGATTGGGGTAAGGGGGTCGTCTGGACCATTACGCCCGTGGGGACAGGCCAGGGGCTGCGGCAAAACCTGCCCACGGTCGACTCTCGCGGGCGGGTGCGGACCTATCGGGATACGCCTCTGGGGTCCTATAGGGTCACGGTAACCAGCACCCGGATCGCGACGGTTTCGGGGTCCGTTGAGATTCGTGTGGTTGCCCGGTCCGGCAAGGCTTCTCTGACGCAGAAGCTGAACCGAACCAGGGCCGTCACCCCCTCGGCAGCCCACCGGCTCATGGCTGCCGGTGATGTTGCATCGAGGGCCGCCCTGGTCGATGTTGAACGACTCGGCGACGATTCCGAGGCGGTCCTGCCTTCCCTGGATGCAACCCTTCCGGGGATGCGGCCCTCTTGTCAAGTGGGCACCTTGCGGATGAGCGCAAATCGTAGGGGTGCGGCGATAGGATTGCACCAGCTGGATTTCTAA
- a CDS encoding DUF4235 domain-containing protein, with amino-acid sequence MSMAEHESGNQADHLVGVFHRIDDKVNQMRSSVESDPETLMDKVMKFALPSIAGLVAGKLFQAFWGSLVRKRNGGVDTEEGDQESATAGLLFAVLSAAVTTLASELIGRGSQALIDKRHR; translated from the coding sequence ATGAGCATGGCAGAGCATGAATCGGGCAATCAGGCCGACCACCTGGTCGGCGTATTCCACCGTATAGATGACAAGGTGAACCAAATGCGCTCTTCAGTCGAGTCAGATCCGGAAACCCTTATGGACAAGGTCATGAAGTTCGCCCTCCCCAGCATCGCAGGTCTGGTGGCCGGCAAACTCTTCCAGGCCTTTTGGGGCAGTCTGGTCCGCAAGCGCAATGGTGGCGTGGACACCGAAGAGGGCGACCAGGAGAGCGCGACTGCCGGACTGCTCTTTGCGGTACTTTCGGCGGCCGTGACCACCCTGGCATCCGAGCTGATCGGACGCGGCTCCCAGGCCCTGATCGACAAGCGCCATCGGTAA
- a CDS encoding LacI family DNA-binding transcriptional regulator, whose product MESTIQDVARQAKVSVSTVSRSFTRPDLVSERTRAKVLAIADELNFSISRSATALKSGQSLRVAVLINDHLNTWFNSTIMEGFNSVFLKAGYDISICQITSGQARRRFFEELPVKRNVDAVIVTSFDIEPVEISRLISVNVPIVSLNVTEEDGFMASTRIDDEQGGRLSAEHLMALGHRRLAYIRSTPVASLHFSIQARLDGFITACRSRGIEPTVLAAPADDNPIPQVLTQLMNLDQRPTGIACQEDSLAVPLIFQLERCGIKVPGDMSVIGYDDSRFAEDIGLTTIRQQPYDMAVSLAGKTLELIEGRELEHPHDLVSPTLVLRSSTAAPGGTSD is encoded by the coding sequence ATGGAGTCGACCATCCAGGACGTGGCCCGCCAGGCCAAGGTGTCCGTATCGACCGTCTCCCGGTCCTTCACCCGGCCCGACCTGGTATCGGAACGGACGCGGGCCAAGGTATTGGCCATCGCCGATGAGTTGAACTTCTCCATATCCAGATCGGCCACGGCCCTCAAGTCCGGGCAATCCCTGCGGGTGGCCGTCCTGATCAACGACCATCTGAACACCTGGTTCAACTCGACCATCATGGAAGGGTTCAACTCCGTTTTCCTCAAGGCGGGGTACGACATATCCATCTGCCAGATCACAAGCGGGCAGGCGCGCCGGCGCTTCTTCGAGGAGCTGCCGGTCAAACGCAATGTGGATGCGGTCATCGTCACCTCCTTCGATATCGAACCGGTTGAAATCTCACGCCTGATCAGTGTCAATGTGCCCATCGTCAGCCTGAACGTGACCGAGGAGGACGGCTTCATGGCCTCCACCCGCATCGATGACGAGCAGGGGGGCAGACTGTCGGCCGAGCACCTGATGGCGCTGGGGCATCGCCGACTGGCGTACATCCGCTCCACCCCGGTCGCCTCCTTGCACTTCAGCATTCAAGCCCGTCTCGATGGATTCATCACCGCCTGCAGAAGCAGGGGCATCGAGCCCACCGTCCTGGCGGCACCCGCAGACGACAACCCCATACCCCAGGTCCTGACCCAGTTGATGAATCTGGACCAGAGGCCGACCGGCATAGCCTGCCAGGAGGATTCCCTGGCTGTTCCGCTGATATTCCAGCTTGAACGGTGCGGTATCAAGGTGCCCGGCGACATGTCGGTCATAGGGTACGACGACAGCCGCTTCGCCGAGGACATAGGGCTGACCACCATTCGGCAGCAGCCCTATGACATGGCCGTCTCCCTGGCCGGGAAGACCTTGGAGCTGATCGAGGGTCGGGAGCTTGAACACCCACACGACCTGGTCAGCCCCACACTGGTCCTCAGATCATCCACGGCCGCACCAGGCGGAACCAGCGACTGA
- a CDS encoding histidine phosphatase family protein, producing MATVDQAAGKEASETGCLVLLRHGQTAWSLSGQYTGRTDIPLTEEGERQAAAAGIRLSSDFPEGFDAGCVFVSPLMRARQTARLSGFDRFEIMPELVERDYGHAEGRRRRDIQRHLGRDWDVWTDDPSVLTHDGSGDRQEVLPDGSLVQVRVTGGESLAAAAARTRGIIERVAPLVDEGRRVLLVSHAHILRVLATQWMGLNPSAAKLMRLYTAHYGVLGNYQGDRVLKTWNC from the coding sequence ATGGCTACTGTAGATCAAGCCGCAGGCAAGGAGGCCTCGGAAACCGGTTGTTTGGTACTGCTCAGGCATGGGCAGACGGCCTGGAGCCTCAGTGGACAATACACCGGCAGAACGGACATCCCCCTGACCGAGGAGGGTGAGCGGCAGGCGGCTGCTGCGGGGATTCGACTTTCGTCGGACTTCCCCGAAGGATTCGATGCCGGTTGCGTGTTCGTCAGCCCCCTGATGAGGGCAAGGCAGACGGCCCGGCTGTCCGGATTCGACCGGTTCGAGATCATGCCTGAACTGGTTGAACGGGATTATGGCCACGCTGAAGGACGCAGAAGGCGGGACATCCAGCGTCATCTCGGACGGGATTGGGATGTATGGACCGATGACCCTTCGGTCCTGACCCATGACGGCAGTGGTGACCGGCAGGAGGTCTTGCCGGACGGTTCGTTGGTCCAGGTTCGGGTCACCGGGGGAGAGAGCCTGGCTGCGGCGGCTGCCCGCACGCGCGGAATCATCGAGAGGGTGGCACCTCTGGTCGATGAGGGCCGTCGGGTTCTTCTGGTCTCCCACGCGCACATTTTGAGGGTGCTGGCCACCCAGTGGATGGGGCTGAACCCCTCTGCGGCGAAACTGATGAGACTCTATACGGCGCATTACGGAGTTCTGGGGAACTACCAGGGGGATAGGGTTCTCAAGACCTGGAACTGCTGA
- a CDS encoding nitroreductase family protein, which yields MTTSIQSPGEAGKGGESAEYERTVRNRTIDTLLNRRTIRSFTDEAIDPDTVAVLEETAQHAATSRYFNEWSAIRITDSDKARAIADMAHQDYVSQAPLLYIFLADQRRNADLARQEGVDIDADTFVLNTGYAFLQSQNDAVLALHAMETAANSLGLGSVILGSVINDVEGLIDLLDLPRLVYPVLGLAIGHPDQDPPLKPRMPRAAQIFLNSYGQSERPGEAERALKDFDEAVRLYYRDLRQLDAPRKAFSQIMADKSCNPKGDHEPMLPSIQAQGFDMNR from the coding sequence ATGACCACTTCAATACAGTCTCCCGGTGAGGCCGGGAAGGGCGGAGAATCCGCCGAATACGAGAGGACCGTCCGCAACCGGACCATCGATACCCTGCTCAACCGCAGGACCATCCGCTCCTTCACCGATGAGGCAATCGACCCTGACACGGTTGCCGTTCTGGAGGAGACGGCCCAACATGCAGCCACCAGCCGGTACTTCAACGAATGGTCCGCCATCCGCATCACCGATTCCGACAAGGCCCGGGCCATTGCCGACATGGCCCACCAGGATTACGTGTCCCAGGCACCCCTTCTGTACATCTTCCTTGCCGACCAGCGTCGCAATGCCGACCTGGCCCGGCAGGAAGGGGTTGACATCGATGCAGATACGTTTGTGCTCAATACGGGATATGCCTTCCTGCAATCCCAGAATGATGCCGTTCTTGCCCTGCATGCCATGGAGACGGCCGCCAACTCACTGGGCCTGGGCTCCGTCATCCTGGGCAGCGTCATCAACGATGTGGAAGGACTGATCGACCTGCTTGACCTGCCCCGCCTGGTCTACCCGGTGCTGGGCCTGGCCATCGGCCACCCCGACCAGGACCCGCCATTGAAGCCGCGCATGCCACGGGCCGCGCAGATATTCCTCAACTCCTATGGCCAGTCCGAGAGGCCCGGCGAGGCCGAGCGGGCACTTAAGGACTTCGATGAAGCGGTCAGACTCTATTACCGGGACCTGCGCCAGCTGGATGCACCGCGCAAGGCTTTCAGCCAGATCATGGCCGATAAATCCTGCAATCCTAAGGGGGACCATGAGCCCATGCTCCCCTCCATCCAAGCCCAGGGTTTCGATATGAACCGCTGA
- a CDS encoding aldo/keto reductase: MKYMNIGVSGVKASRVALGAMRIDTKSPEEAAAIVQSALDAGIDYFDTADCYHNGESSRVLGRALRDLCIDRSDVGIQTKVGIFRDPDSDKITRYDFSAEHLIAAVDQELENLQTDYVDYLLLHRPDTLVELDQLAEAFNVMQASGKVRHFGVSNVNPMQVELLQSAVSQRLDVNQLQFGLGHTGMVQQEFHVNMIDAPSLDHDGGLISYSRLKHMTIQAWSPFQTGFFEGVFIDNPKFPELNDRLEQVAGKYGVSKSAIAVAWILRHPAGMQVLLGSMTPSRITEMAGGADVELTAQEWYDLYLSAGNDLP, encoded by the coding sequence ATGAAATATATGAATATCGGGGTCTCGGGTGTAAAGGCCTCTCGCGTGGCTCTGGGGGCCATGCGGATTGACACCAAGTCGCCCGAAGAGGCCGCCGCGATCGTCCAATCGGCCTTGGATGCGGGAATCGACTATTTCGATACAGCGGATTGCTACCACAATGGCGAGAGCAGCAGGGTGTTGGGTCGGGCCCTGAGGGATCTCTGCATCGACCGGTCAGATGTCGGCATCCAGACCAAGGTCGGCATCTTCCGTGACCCGGACAGTGACAAGATCACCAGGTATGACTTCTCGGCCGAGCATCTGATTGCGGCCGTTGACCAGGAACTGGAGAACCTCCAGACGGACTACGTCGATTACCTGCTCCTGCACAGGCCGGATACCCTGGTCGAGCTGGACCAGCTGGCAGAGGCCTTCAATGTCATGCAGGCCTCGGGGAAGGTTCGCCATTTCGGTGTCAGCAATGTCAACCCCATGCAGGTCGAACTTCTCCAGAGCGCGGTCAGTCAGAGGCTGGACGTCAACCAACTGCAGTTCGGGCTGGGGCACACCGGTATGGTCCAGCAGGAATTCCACGTCAATATGATTGATGCGCCCAGCCTGGATCATGATGGTGGGTTGATTTCCTACTCCCGCCTGAAGCACATGACCATTCAGGCATGGAGTCCCTTCCAGACGGGGTTCTTCGAGGGGGTCTTCATTGATAATCCCAAGTTCCCGGAGCTGAATGACCGCCTGGAGCAGGTGGCCGGGAAGTACGGCGTCAGCAAGAGCGCCATCGCTGTGGCCTGGATTCTTCGTCACCCCGCCGGCATGCAGGTTCTGCTAGGGTCCATGACCCCATCCCGCATTACCGAGATGGCCGGCGGGGCAGATGTGGAACTGACCGCCCAGGAGTGGTATGACCTCTACCTGTCTGCCGGGAACGACCTTCCTTAA
- a CDS encoding carbohydrate ABC transporter permease yields the protein MSDKVKHSKLWTLFFTLVSLLWIFPIILVVANSFKNKAYISRNAFSIPTGKTFVGLENYRRGVERTNLFASFGWTVVVTVGSVLLILLCTSMCAWWIVRVNNHFAKFLYVLFLFNMVVPFQMVMFTLSKMADLTGLNTPWGLWIIYLGFGAGLAVFIFTGVVKGIPQELEESAMMDGASVPRIFFQIVVPIMKPSIVSVAILEAMWIWNDFLLPYLTLDMRRYKTMSIAIQYLKGGYGSVDMGAMMGCLVLAIIPIVVFYLICQKYIIKGVLAGAVKG from the coding sequence ATGAGCGACAAGGTCAAGCACTCGAAACTGTGGACCCTTTTCTTCACCCTGGTGTCTCTGCTGTGGATATTCCCCATCATCTTGGTCGTGGCCAACTCCTTCAAGAACAAGGCCTACATATCCCGCAACGCCTTCTCCATACCTACCGGCAAGACCTTCGTCGGCTTGGAGAACTACCGCCGTGGCGTCGAGAGGACCAACCTCTTCGCCAGTTTCGGTTGGACGGTCGTGGTGACCGTCGGTTCCGTCCTCCTGATCCTGCTCTGCACCTCCATGTGCGCCTGGTGGATCGTCAGGGTCAACAACCACTTCGCGAAGTTCCTGTATGTGCTCTTCCTCTTCAACATGGTGGTTCCCTTCCAGATGGTCATGTTCACCCTCTCCAAGATGGCCGATCTGACCGGTCTGAACACCCCCTGGGGTCTCTGGATCATCTATCTGGGGTTCGGTGCGGGTCTGGCCGTCTTCATCTTCACCGGCGTCGTCAAGGGAATCCCGCAGGAGCTGGAGGAGTCCGCCATGATGGATGGGGCCAGCGTGCCCAGGATATTCTTCCAGATCGTGGTTCCGATTATGAAGCCGTCGATTGTGTCGGTGGCGATTTTGGAGGCCATGTGGATTTGGAATGACTTCCTGTTGCCGTATCTGACGTTGGATATGCGCAGGTACAAGACGATGAGTATCGCCATCCAGTATCTGAAGGGCGGGTACGGCAGTGTCGACATGGGTGCGATGATGGGTTGCCTGGTCCTGGCCATCATCCCGATCGTGGTCTTCTATCTGATCTGCCAGAAGTACATCATCAAGGGAGTCCTCGCAGGAGCCGTCAAAGGCTGA
- a CDS encoding ABC transporter substrate-binding protein, giving the protein MNHHVRQVVTVLATAAMAVGALSGCGSSGTTANEDGGKVYFLNSKPEVSDQWKQIAEEYTKETGVPVTVETAAAGTYQQTLKSEFAKSEPPTLFQLSGPVDLETWKDFTADLTDTDIYKQLKDPALALKSAETGKPVGVPFVIESFGLIYNKDILAKYVKLPGAAVKSVNDIDSFDKLKAVTDDMQKRKDDLGIKGAFTSAGFDSSSIWRYDTHLANMPLDREFKDDGITAEPATVKGTYMPQFKNIFDLYLTDSTTPRSQLSGKTSDDANSEFALGEAAFYQNGTWSWTDLQNAGMEADQVGMIPIYMGMPDEAKQGLATGSAQYWCLNKKATDKNLKATKDFLKWMITSERGKESIAKDMGFTTPFETFDKVKTDNPLVEAMNKDMDSDKDRVGWSFTMVPSERWKDDLGNAMLEYAQGTAGWEGVEKAFVDNWAKEYQANKQ; this is encoded by the coding sequence ATGAATCATCACGTAAGACAAGTGGTCACGGTACTGGCCACAGCAGCCATGGCCGTGGGGGCCCTGTCGGGGTGCGGGTCGTCCGGCACTACGGCCAACGAGGATGGGGGCAAGGTCTACTTCCTCAACTCCAAGCCCGAAGTATCGGATCAGTGGAAACAGATAGCGGAGGAGTACACCAAGGAGACCGGTGTGCCCGTTACGGTGGAGACCGCGGCCGCGGGAACCTACCAGCAGACCCTGAAGTCCGAGTTCGCCAAGTCCGAACCGCCCACCCTCTTCCAGCTGTCGGGCCCCGTGGACCTGGAGACCTGGAAGGACTTCACCGCCGACCTGACCGACACGGACATCTACAAGCAGCTCAAGGATCCCGCCCTGGCACTCAAGTCGGCCGAAACCGGCAAACCGGTGGGCGTCCCCTTCGTCATCGAGAGTTTCGGTCTGATCTACAACAAGGACATCCTGGCCAAGTACGTCAAGCTCCCCGGTGCAGCGGTCAAGTCCGTGAACGACATCGACTCCTTCGACAAGCTCAAGGCCGTCACCGACGATATGCAGAAGCGTAAGGATGACCTGGGCATCAAGGGCGCCTTCACCTCGGCAGGTTTCGACTCGAGCTCCATATGGCGCTACGACACCCACCTGGCCAACATGCCGCTCGACAGGGAGTTCAAGGACGACGGAATCACGGCGGAGCCCGCCACCGTCAAGGGCACCTATATGCCCCAGTTCAAGAACATCTTCGACCTGTACCTGACGGATTCCACCACTCCGCGCTCGCAGCTGAGCGGAAAGACCAGCGATGATGCCAACTCGGAATTCGCCCTTGGTGAGGCCGCCTTCTACCAGAACGGGACCTGGTCCTGGACGGACCTGCAGAACGCCGGAATGGAGGCCGACCAGGTGGGCATGATTCCCATCTACATGGGTATGCCCGATGAAGCCAAGCAGGGTCTGGCCACCGGTTCCGCCCAGTACTGGTGCCTGAACAAGAAGGCGACGGACAAGAACCTCAAAGCCACCAAGGACTTCCTCAAGTGGATGATCACCTCCGAGCGGGGCAAAGAGTCCATCGCCAAGGACATGGGCTTCACCACGCCATTCGAGACCTTCGACAAGGTCAAGACCGACAACCCCTTGGTGGAGGCCATGAACAAGGATATGGACTCCGATAAGGACCGTGTGGGTTGGAGTTTCACCATGGTGCCCTCCGAGCGCTGGAAGGATGACCTGGGCAACGCCATGCTGGAGTATGCGCAGGGAACAGCCGGCTGGGAAGGTGTCGAGAAGGCCTTCGTGGACAACTGGGCCAAGGAGTACCAGGCCAACAAGCAGTGA
- a CDS encoding carbohydrate ABC transporter permease codes for MTTMAGKTIRKWWALFSLPTLAAFVIGFVVPFIMGIWLSLCRFTTVTDAKFIGFGNYSAALADAEFWHALWYTIAFTIITTVIVNVAAFAIAVMLTKAIRGANIFRSVFFMPNLIGGIILGYIWMLLLNGVLQHWGKSITFSGTYGFWGMVILMCWQQIGYMMIIYIAGLQSMPGDVLEAASVDGASRTQTLFRITLPLMMPSITVCTFLSVTNGFKMFDQNLALTNGAPSNTSELVALNIYRTFYGRAGFEGVGQAKAVIFFIIVAIIAVIQNKLTTSKEVSA; via the coding sequence ATGACAACAATGGCAGGGAAGACGATCCGGAAGTGGTGGGCATTGTTTTCACTGCCCACCCTGGCAGCCTTCGTCATAGGCTTCGTGGTGCCCTTCATCATGGGCATCTGGCTGAGTCTGTGCAGGTTCACCACGGTGACCGACGCCAAGTTTATCGGGTTCGGGAACTACTCGGCGGCCCTGGCGGATGCCGAGTTCTGGCATGCGCTCTGGTACACCATCGCCTTCACGATCATCACCACGGTGATCGTCAATGTGGCGGCCTTCGCCATTGCGGTCATGCTGACCAAGGCCATCCGGGGGGCCAACATCTTCAGGTCGGTCTTCTTCATGCCCAACCTGATCGGTGGCATCATCCTGGGTTACATCTGGATGCTCCTGCTCAATGGTGTCCTCCAGCATTGGGGGAAGTCCATCACCTTTTCGGGCACGTACGGGTTCTGGGGAATGGTCATCCTTATGTGCTGGCAGCAGATAGGCTACATGATGATCATCTACATAGCCGGGTTGCAGTCCATGCCCGGTGACGTGCTTGAAGCCGCCTCGGTCGATGGGGCCAGCAGGACGCAGACCCTCTTCCGCATCACCCTGCCATTGATGATGCCCTCCATTACGGTCTGCACCTTCCTTTCGGTCACCAACGGCTTCAAGATGTTCGACCAGAACCTGGCCCTGACCAACGGTGCCCCCTCCAATACCTCCGAACTGGTCGCCCTGAACATCTACCGGACCTTCTACGGGCGTGCCGGCTTCGAGGGCGTGGGCCAGGCCAAGGCCGTGATCTTCTTCATCATCGTGGCCATCATCGCGGTCATCCAGAACAAGCTCACCACCAGCAAGGAGGTCTCGGCATGA